The following proteins come from a genomic window of Pseudomonas sp. Z8(2022):
- the pilO gene encoding type 4a pilus biogenesis protein PilO — MSIKSSLESLRSVDLNDLDMNNVGSWPAAVKFIAGVLLLLVVLGLGYNFHLKDLQSLLEQRQSEEETLKQQFSTKAFQAANLEAYKEQMQEMEVSFGALLRQLPSDTEVPGLLEDITRTGLGSGLEFEEIKLLPEVAQQFYIELPIQIKVSGGYHDLATFVSGVASLPRIVTLHDFQLAPASADSSSRLSMQIMAKTYRYNDKGAQ, encoded by the coding sequence ATGAGTATTAAAAGTTCTCTTGAGAGTCTGCGCAGCGTCGACCTCAATGATCTGGATATGAACAATGTCGGCTCCTGGCCGGCGGCAGTTAAGTTCATAGCGGGCGTGCTGCTGCTTCTGGTGGTGCTTGGGCTGGGGTACAACTTTCACTTGAAAGATCTTCAGAGTCTTCTGGAACAACGCCAGAGCGAAGAAGAGACGCTCAAGCAGCAGTTTTCTACCAAGGCTTTTCAGGCAGCGAATCTGGAAGCATACAAGGAGCAAATGCAGGAAATGGAAGTTTCGTTCGGCGCGCTATTGCGGCAGCTGCCGAGTGATACCGAGGTTCCAGGGCTCTTGGAGGATATTACCCGTACGGGCTTGGGCAGTGGTCTGGAGTTCGAAGAGATCAAGTTGCTGCCCGAAGTTGCTCAGCAGTTCTATATAGAACTACCCATTCAGATAAAGGTAAGTGGCGGTTATCACGATCTTGCAACCTTTGTCAGTGGTGTAGCCAGTTTGCCTCGTATTGTGACGTTGCATGATTTCCAGTTGGCGCCGGCTAGTGCCGATAGTTCCAGCCGCCTGAGCATGCAGATAATGGCAAAGACCTACCGCTATAACGATAAGGGGGCTCAATGA
- the pilP gene encoding type 4a pilus biogenesis lipoprotein PilP, whose translation MSFYRVLLVVSLSALAGCGSSGDFADLRNYMDEVRAKPKGAIEPLPTFQPYESFTYRAASLRSPFQPPVKIDVVARQKGSQEIKPDESRVKQFLEGFNIETFEMVGTLRNDRELFALVNGAGGVHRVKVGDYLGRNHGKVLVIDESKIDVMEIVPDGEGGWLERPRSLSLKERS comes from the coding sequence ATGAGTTTCTATCGTGTGCTTCTGGTGGTGAGTTTGTCCGCTCTCGCTGGCTGTGGTTCCAGTGGTGATTTTGCTGACCTGCGTAACTACATGGATGAAGTTCGTGCCAAGCCGAAGGGGGCGATCGAGCCGCTGCCAACATTCCAGCCGTATGAGAGTTTTACCTATCGAGCGGCGTCGTTGCGTAGCCCGTTCCAGCCACCAGTAAAGATAGACGTGGTGGCCAGGCAGAAAGGCTCTCAGGAAATCAAACCTGATGAGTCTCGGGTCAAGCAGTTTCTCGAAGGTTTCAATATCGAGACCTTTGAAATGGTTGGGACACTCAGGAACGATCGAGAGCTTTTTGCTCTGGTTAATGGAGCCGGTGGCGTTCATCGCGTCAAAGTGGGCGATTATTTGGGGCGTAATCACGGCAAGGTGCTTGTGATCGACGAATCCAAAATCGACGTTATGGAAATTGTGCCGGATGGCGAAGGTGGCTGGCTTGAGCGACCACGCAGCCTTTCCTTGAAGGAGCGCTCCTGA
- the aroK gene encoding shikimate kinase AroK, whose product MRNVILVGPMGAGKSTIGRLLAKELRLPFKDSDKEIEQRTGADIPWIFDVEGEQGFREREQAVIAELSRQDGLVLATGGGAVMRPENRQALHAGGRVVYLHTSVEQQIDRTSRDRNRPLLRTANPAQVLRDLMAVRDPLYREVADIIIETDERPPRMVVQEILARLEDLSPR is encoded by the coding sequence GTGCGGAATGTAATCCTCGTTGGCCCGATGGGAGCTGGAAAGAGCACCATCGGGCGTTTGCTTGCCAAAGAACTGCGCTTGCCTTTCAAGGACTCCGACAAGGAGATCGAGCAGCGTACGGGTGCCGATATTCCCTGGATCTTCGATGTCGAGGGCGAGCAGGGTTTTCGTGAGCGGGAGCAGGCGGTAATCGCCGAACTCTCTCGTCAGGATGGCCTGGTCCTGGCAACTGGCGGCGGTGCAGTGATGAGGCCCGAGAATCGCCAGGCGCTGCATGCGGGGGGGCGAGTCGTTTACCTGCATACCTCTGTGGAACAGCAGATCGACCGGACGTCGCGTGACCGCAATCGTCCGCTTTTGCGCACAGCCAATCCGGCCCAGGTGCTCAGGGATCTGATGGCTGTTCGTGACCCTCTCTACCGGGAGGTTGCCGACATCATCATCGAGACGGACGAGCGTCCGCCGCGCATGGTGGTTCAGGAAATTCTCGCGCGTCTGGAAGACTTGTCGCCCCGTTAA
- a CDS encoding penicillin-binding protein 1A: protein MRLLKFIWWSCVAVFCGLLLSFSGAFLYLSPTLPSVESLRQVQLQIPLRVYSSDAKLIAEFGEMRRSPIRFDEIPKDFISALLAAEDDNFANHYGVDVTSLMRAATQLLKSGQIQSGGSTITMQVAKNFFLTSERSFSRKATEILLALQIERELSKDEILELYVNKIYLGHRAYGIEAAAQVYYGKSIRDLNLAQMAMIAGLPKAPSRYNPLVNPTRAKERRDWILGRLYRLGRIDQTSYEEALAEEVDARYHVPTPELSAPYIAEMARAEMVGRYGSEAYTEGFNVTTTVPSHLQEVANIALRDGLIAYDQRHGYRGPESRLPGLTRETWLTELSKFRSIGGLEPAVVTQVEKSGILVMNRNGEEQAVAWDSMKWARPFLNTNSLGPRPQQPGDVAQVGDIVRVQRQEDGSLRFTQVPAAQSALVSLDPYSGAIQALVGGFSFDQSNYNRAVQAKRQPGSSFKPFIYSAALDSGYTAATLVNDAPIILSDDYLSQKWRPKNDNNTFLGPIRMREALYRSRNLVSIRLLQDMGIDRSLRYIERFGFDPQDLPRNLSLALGTASLTPLEIAEGWATFANGGYKIEPYLIERIDDRNGKPLFRANPARVPGSKPTEENANLAVNANDELPLEEPKVAEQIIDERTAYIMTSMLQDVIKRGTGRRALALGRNDLAGKTGTTNESKDSWFSGYNGDYVTTVWAGFDQPESLGRNEYGGTVALPIWMNYMGPVLKDRPSHLPKEPKGLLTLRVDPVSGRAAAPGTPDAYFELFKSEDSPPPMGEFEPGMSIPGSPLPADEMAPIDLF, encoded by the coding sequence ATACGCCTGCTGAAGTTTATCTGGTGGTCTTGCGTTGCCGTTTTTTGTGGGCTGTTGCTCAGTTTCAGCGGTGCGTTTCTTTACCTTAGTCCGACCCTTCCGTCCGTCGAATCGCTGCGCCAGGTTCAGCTGCAGATCCCCCTGCGCGTCTACAGCAGCGACGCCAAGCTGATCGCCGAGTTTGGCGAAATGCGCCGCTCCCCCATTCGCTTCGACGAGATCCCCAAGGATTTCATCAGCGCCCTGCTGGCAGCAGAAGACGACAATTTCGCCAATCATTATGGCGTCGATGTGACCAGCCTGATGCGCGCTGCCACGCAATTATTGAAAAGCGGTCAGATTCAGAGTGGCGGCAGCACCATCACCATGCAGGTGGCGAAGAACTTTTTCCTCACCAGCGAACGCAGCTTCTCGCGCAAGGCCACCGAGATACTCCTGGCCCTGCAGATCGAGCGCGAGCTGAGCAAGGACGAGATCCTCGAGCTTTACGTCAACAAGATCTATCTCGGTCATCGCGCCTACGGCATCGAAGCCGCCGCACAGGTCTACTACGGAAAGTCGATCCGCGACCTGAACCTGGCGCAGATGGCCATGATCGCAGGCCTGCCGAAAGCGCCGTCCCGCTATAACCCGCTGGTCAACCCGACCCGCGCCAAGGAACGTCGCGACTGGATTCTCGGACGTCTGTATCGCCTTGGCCGCATCGATCAAACCAGCTATGAGGAAGCACTGGCCGAGGAAGTCGACGCGCGTTATCACGTCCCCACCCCCGAACTCAGCGCTCCTTACATAGCCGAGATGGCACGGGCGGAAATGGTCGGCCGCTATGGCAGCGAGGCCTACACCGAAGGCTTCAACGTCACCACAACCGTCCCCAGCCACCTGCAGGAAGTGGCCAATATTGCGCTGCGCGACGGGCTGATTGCCTACGATCAGCGCCACGGCTATCGCGGTCCCGAGAGCCGTCTGCCGGGACTGACACGCGAAACCTGGCTCACCGAGCTGAGCAAGTTCCGCAGCATCGGCGGCCTTGAACCTGCGGTGGTTACCCAAGTCGAGAAGAGCGGCATCCTGGTCATGAACCGCAACGGCGAAGAACAGGCCGTGGCCTGGGACAGCATGAAATGGGCGCGCCCCTTCCTCAATACCAATAGCCTTGGCCCACGTCCGCAGCAGCCAGGCGACGTCGCCCAGGTCGGCGATATCGTGCGCGTCCAGCGCCAGGAGGACGGCAGCCTGCGCTTTACTCAGGTCCCTGCGGCACAAAGTGCGCTAGTCTCGCTCGACCCATACAGCGGCGCCATTCAGGCACTGGTCGGTGGCTTCTCCTTCGACCAGAGCAATTACAACCGTGCCGTGCAGGCCAAGCGCCAGCCTGGCTCCAGCTTCAAGCCCTTCATTTACAGTGCGGCACTGGACAGCGGCTATACCGCGGCGACTCTGGTCAACGACGCGCCGATCATCCTCTCCGACGACTACCTGTCACAGAAGTGGCGACCGAAGAACGACAACAACACCTTCCTCGGCCCGATCCGCATGCGCGAGGCGCTGTACAGGTCGCGCAACCTGGTCTCGATTCGCCTGCTGCAGGACATGGGCATCGACCGCAGCCTCCGCTACATCGAACGCTTCGGCTTCGACCCACAGGACCTGCCACGCAACCTGTCTCTGGCACTCGGTACCGCCAGTCTCACACCGCTGGAAATCGCCGAAGGCTGGGCCACCTTCGCCAACGGCGGCTACAAGATCGAGCCCTATCTGATCGAACGCATCGATGATCGCAACGGCAAGCCGTTGTTCCGCGCCAACCCGGCACGTGTACCCGGCAGCAAGCCAACCGAAGAGAACGCTAACCTGGCAGTGAATGCGAACGACGAACTGCCTCTGGAAGAACCCAAGGTTGCCGAGCAGATCATCGACGAGCGTACCGCCTACATCATGACCAGCATGCTGCAGGACGTAATCAAGCGCGGCACGGGCCGCCGCGCCCTGGCCCTGGGCCGCAACGACCTGGCCGGCAAGACCGGCACCACCAATGAATCGAAGGACAGCTGGTTCTCCGGCTACAACGGCGACTACGTGACTACCGTGTGGGCAGGTTTCGACCAGCCGGAAAGTCTCGGCCGTAACGAATATGGCGGCACTGTCGCCCTGCCGATATGGATGAACTACATGGGCCCGGTACTCAAGGACCGCCCTAGCCATCTGCCGAAGGAACCCAAGGGCCTGCTGACCCTGCGTGTCGACCCGGTCAGCGGCCGCGCCGCCGCACCAGGCACCCCGGATGCCTATTTCGAACTCTTCAAGAGCGAAGACTCACCACCACCAATGGGTGAGTTCGAGCCCGGCATGAGTATTCCCGGCAGCCCGCTGCCGGCTGACGAGATGGCGCCGATCGACCTGTTCTGA
- the pilN gene encoding type 4a pilus biogenesis protein PilN translates to MARINLLPWREQLREERKQRFLVSLVGVFIVAAGLVFLGDQFLNAAISNQNARNDFIKKEIAVLDARIKEISELKTRRQQLLERMKIIQDLQGNRPIIGRVFDQLVRTLPDGVYFTSVKMTGKSIAIVGAAESNNRVSNLMRNLDGSDWLTAPNLTEVKAVTAGALDQANVFQLTVQQTQPDQEQTEAAR, encoded by the coding sequence ATGGCGCGGATTAACTTACTTCCCTGGCGCGAGCAGTTGCGTGAAGAGCGCAAGCAGCGCTTTCTGGTCAGTCTGGTGGGTGTTTTCATCGTCGCTGCCGGGTTGGTCTTTCTCGGTGATCAATTTCTTAACGCCGCGATCAGCAATCAGAACGCTCGCAATGACTTCATCAAGAAGGAAATCGCTGTTCTGGATGCGCGCATCAAGGAAATCAGTGAGCTGAAAACGCGTCGTCAGCAACTGCTGGAGCGTATGAAGATCATTCAGGACCTGCAGGGTAACCGCCCGATTATTGGTCGTGTGTTCGATCAGTTGGTCAGAACCTTGCCTGATGGTGTGTACTTCACCAGTGTCAAGATGACCGGTAAAAGCATCGCGATTGTCGGTGCTGCCGAGTCCAACAATCGAGTTTCAAACCTCATGCGTAACCTGGATGGTTCTGATTGGTTGACCGCCCCCAACCTGACTGAGGTGAAAGCTGTTACGGCAGGCGCTTTGGATCAGGCAAACGTGTTCCAGCTAACGGTTCAGCAGACTCAGCCTGATCAGGAACAAACGGAGGCGGCGCGATGA
- the pilQ gene encoding type IV pilus secretin PilQ, whose amino-acid sequence MNGSLSRLSVALMAALLSPSILAANLQGLDVASLPGDRVELKLSFDEPVTAPRGYTIEQPARIALDLPGVANKLGSKNRELGVGNARSVTIVEAKDRTRLIVNLNNLAPYSTRVEGSDLFVLVGESSAASARPNAAATTAVAQPAPKKSYGLQPKSISNIDFQRGEQGEGNVVITLSDASVSPDIQEQGGKIRLDFAKTELPESLRVRLDVKDFATPVQFVSATGGADKTSILIEPVGIYDYLAYQTENKLTLSVKPLSQDDVERRNAERFAYTGEKLSLNFQDIDVRSVLQLIADFTDLNLVASDTVAGNITLRLQNVPWDQALDLVLKTKGLDKRQVGNVLLVAPADEIAARERQELESQKQIAELAPLRRELIQVNYAKAADMAKLFQSVTSADGASSDVRGSVTVDERTNSIIAYQTQDRLDELRRIIAQLDIPVRQVMIEARIVEANVDYDKALGVRWGGATRRGNWSVYGKDGATSFDNDSGQVYLPGTDTVGNVSLQDGVAPVPFVDMGVLGSTSGIGIGFLTDNVTLDLQLSAMEKTGNGEIVSQPKVVTSDKETAKILKGQEVPYQEASSSGATSTSFKEAALSLEVTPQITPDNRIIMEVKVTKDAPDFARALNGVPPINKNEVNAKVLVNDGETIVIGGVFSNTQTKGVEKVPFLGDLPFLGRVFRRDIVSDNKAELLVFITPRIMNNQAIAVNR is encoded by the coding sequence ATGAATGGCTCTCTTTCGCGTCTTAGCGTCGCCCTGATGGCGGCACTGCTGTCGCCCTCCATATTGGCGGCCAATCTACAAGGTCTTGATGTGGCCAGCCTGCCCGGCGACAGGGTTGAGCTGAAGCTTTCCTTCGATGAGCCGGTGACTGCTCCGCGAGGCTATACGATCGAGCAGCCTGCCCGAATCGCTCTGGATCTGCCGGGGGTGGCCAACAAGCTTGGGTCGAAAAACCGGGAGCTTGGCGTAGGCAACGCGCGCAGCGTTACCATCGTCGAGGCCAAGGACCGTACTCGCCTGATTGTCAATCTGAATAATCTGGCACCTTATAGCACTCGAGTTGAAGGCAGTGACCTGTTCGTTCTGGTTGGTGAGTCGTCTGCTGCAAGTGCTCGTCCAAATGCTGCGGCCACGACTGCCGTTGCCCAGCCGGCGCCCAAGAAATCCTATGGCTTGCAACCGAAGTCCATCAGCAATATAGACTTTCAGCGTGGCGAGCAGGGCGAGGGCAATGTTGTCATCACGCTTTCTGATGCGTCTGTAAGCCCGGACATCCAAGAGCAGGGCGGTAAAATCCGGCTTGATTTCGCCAAGACCGAACTGCCCGAGTCTCTGCGGGTTCGCCTTGATGTGAAGGACTTCGCGACTCCGGTTCAGTTTGTAAGCGCAACAGGCGGTGCGGACAAGACCAGCATCCTGATTGAACCGGTCGGTATATATGATTACCTGGCATATCAGACTGAAAACAAGCTTACTCTGAGTGTGAAGCCGCTGAGTCAGGACGATGTTGAGCGTCGTAATGCTGAGCGTTTTGCATATACCGGGGAGAAGCTGTCGCTGAACTTCCAGGATATCGATGTACGATCCGTTCTGCAGTTGATTGCTGATTTTACCGATCTGAATCTGGTAGCCAGTGATACTGTCGCGGGCAACATCACACTGCGTCTGCAGAATGTGCCTTGGGATCAGGCGCTGGACCTGGTGCTGAAGACCAAAGGGCTCGATAAGCGCCAGGTTGGTAATGTTCTCTTGGTGGCGCCAGCGGACGAAATTGCTGCTCGCGAGCGTCAGGAGTTGGAATCGCAGAAGCAGATTGCCGAGCTCGCTCCCCTGCGTCGTGAGTTGATTCAGGTGAATTATGCGAAGGCTGCTGATATGGCGAAGCTGTTTCAGTCGGTCACAAGTGCTGATGGTGCATCATCAGATGTCCGTGGTTCTGTAACGGTTGATGAGCGTACCAACAGCATCATTGCTTACCAGACGCAAGATCGTCTGGATGAGCTGCGGCGTATCATTGCCCAGCTTGACATTCCTGTGCGTCAGGTAATGATCGAGGCGCGTATCGTCGAGGCCAACGTGGATTATGACAAGGCCTTGGGCGTGCGTTGGGGCGGGGCAACTCGTCGCGGAAACTGGAGCGTTTACGGCAAGGACGGCGCGACATCCTTCGATAATGATAGCGGGCAGGTCTATTTGCCGGGCACCGATACGGTAGGCAACGTTTCGCTGCAGGATGGTGTGGCTCCTGTGCCCTTCGTCGATATGGGGGTTCTCGGCAGTACTTCGGGTATAGGCATCGGCTTCCTTACCGACAATGTGACGCTGGATCTACAGCTGTCGGCCATGGAGAAGACCGGTAATGGCGAGATTGTCTCCCAGCCCAAGGTTGTTACTTCGGACAAAGAGACGGCGAAAATCTTGAAGGGGCAGGAAGTTCCCTATCAGGAAGCCAGCTCTAGTGGCGCGACCAGTACATCCTTCAAAGAGGCGGCTCTCTCCCTGGAGGTTACTCCTCAGATCACTCCGGATAATCGCATCATCATGGAGGTGAAGGTAACCAAGGATGCGCCAGATTTCGCCCGGGCCCTGAACGGGGTGCCGCCGATCAACAAGAACGAAGTCAATGCCAAGGTACTGGTCAATGATGGCGAGACCATTGTGATCGGCGGGGTGTTCTCCAACACCCAGACCAAGGGTGTAGAGAAAGTCCCATTCCTTGGTGACCTGCCATTCCTGGGCCGAGTATTCCGTCGTGACATCGTCAGCGACAACAAGGCCGAGTTGCTGGTTTTCATCACTCCGCGCATCATGAACAACCAAGCCATTGCCGTGAATCGATGA
- a CDS encoding pilus assembly protein PilM — protein sequence MLGLFTKKANTLLGIDISSTSVKLLELSRSGSRYKVEAYAVEPLPPNAVVEKNIAELEGVGQALSRVLAKAKSGVKAAAVAVAGSAVITKTIEMEAGLSEDDLENQLKIEADQYIPYPLEEVAIDFEVQGPAPRNPERVEVLLAACRKENVEVREAALALAGLTAKVVDVEAYALERAYSLVEAQLGGAHDELTVAVVDIGATMTTLSVLHNGRTIYTREQLFGGKQLTEEIQRRYGLSVEEAGLAKKQGGLPDDYDSEVLQPFKEAVVQQVSRSLQFFFAAGQFNDVDYILLAGGTASIPDLDRLIQQKIGTQTLVANPFADMALSSKVNAGALASDAPALMIACGLAMRSFD from the coding sequence GTGCTAGGGCTCTTCACTAAGAAAGCGAATACGCTGCTGGGGATCGATATCAGCTCGACTTCGGTCAAGCTCCTCGAATTGAGTCGCTCGGGAAGCCGCTACAAGGTAGAGGCTTACGCTGTCGAGCCGCTTCCTCCAAATGCTGTGGTTGAAAAGAACATTGCCGAGCTGGAGGGGGTCGGTCAGGCGCTTTCCCGCGTTTTGGCCAAGGCCAAGAGTGGCGTCAAGGCAGCGGCTGTCGCCGTTGCCGGTTCGGCTGTCATCACCAAGACCATCGAGATGGAAGCCGGGCTTTCCGAGGATGATCTGGAAAATCAGCTGAAGATCGAGGCTGACCAGTACATTCCCTATCCGCTGGAAGAAGTCGCCATCGATTTTGAAGTTCAGGGTCCGGCTCCGCGCAACCCCGAGCGCGTCGAGGTGCTTCTGGCCGCATGCCGCAAGGAGAACGTCGAAGTCCGTGAGGCTGCGCTGGCGCTCGCCGGCCTGACCGCCAAAGTGGTGGACGTCGAGGCGTACGCTCTGGAGCGTGCCTACAGTCTGGTGGAGGCGCAGCTGGGCGGAGCGCATGATGAGTTGACGGTCGCAGTGGTCGATATCGGCGCCACCATGACCACGCTCAGTGTTCTGCACAATGGTCGCACCATCTATACCCGTGAACAGCTCTTCGGTGGCAAGCAGCTGACTGAGGAAATTCAGCGGCGCTATGGACTGTCTGTCGAGGAAGCTGGCCTTGCCAAGAAGCAAGGTGGTCTTCCAGATGACTACGACAGCGAGGTGTTGCAACCGTTCAAAGAGGCTGTCGTTCAACAGGTTTCCCGTTCGCTGCAGTTCTTCTTCGCCGCCGGGCAGTTCAACGATGTCGACTACATCCTTCTGGCTGGCGGTACTGCGTCCATTCCCGATCTCGACCGGCTGATTCAGCAGAAGATCGGTACGCAGACGCTGGTGGCCAATCCCTTTGCCGATATGGCGCTCAGCAGCAAGGTCAACGCCGGGGCGCTGGCCAGTGATGCGCCGGCACTGATGATTGCCTGTGGTCTGGCGATGAGGAGTTTCGACTGA
- the aroB gene encoding 3-dehydroquinate synthase, protein MQTLHVELGERSYPIYIGDGLLARSELFARHIAGRQVAVVTNETIAPLYLDALQRSLDGFKVDSVVLPDGESFKNWETLQLIFDGLLKARHDRRTTVIALGGGVIGDMAGFAAACYQRGVDFIQVPTTLLSQVDSSVGGKTGINHPLGKNMVGAFYQPKAVLIDTASLHTLPVRELSAGLAEVIKYGLICDEPFLTWLEENMAALRTLDGAALTYAIERSCAAKARVVGADERESGVRATLNLGHTFGHAIETEQGYGVWLHGEAVAAGTVMALEMSHRLGWLSEADRNRGVRLLQAAGLPVVPPQDMTPERFLEHMAVDKKVLDGQLRLVLLKRLGEAVVTADYPREILDATLRSDYVALAQSSNS, encoded by the coding sequence ATGCAGACTCTTCACGTTGAACTCGGCGAGCGCAGTTATCCCATTTATATCGGCGATGGCCTGCTGGCGCGATCCGAGTTGTTCGCGCGTCATATCGCCGGGCGGCAGGTGGCGGTGGTCACCAATGAGACCATTGCTCCTCTTTATCTCGATGCGCTGCAGCGTTCTCTGGACGGCTTCAAGGTTGACTCGGTCGTGTTGCCTGATGGTGAGTCATTCAAAAACTGGGAAACCCTGCAGCTGATTTTCGATGGGTTGCTGAAGGCTCGGCATGATCGGCGTACGACCGTTATCGCCTTGGGCGGCGGTGTGATCGGTGACATGGCGGGCTTCGCGGCTGCCTGTTACCAGCGGGGTGTGGATTTCATTCAGGTGCCGACGACGCTGCTGTCCCAGGTGGACTCTTCGGTAGGAGGCAAGACCGGGATCAACCATCCGCTGGGCAAGAACATGGTCGGGGCCTTCTATCAGCCGAAGGCTGTGCTGATCGATACCGCCAGCCTGCACACCTTGCCGGTGCGTGAGCTTTCCGCTGGTCTGGCTGAGGTGATCAAGTATGGCCTGATTTGTGATGAGCCTTTCCTGACTTGGCTCGAGGAAAACATGGCTGCCCTGCGCACTCTGGACGGAGCTGCGCTGACCTATGCGATCGAGCGCTCCTGTGCGGCCAAGGCGCGAGTGGTGGGCGCCGATGAGCGAGAGTCGGGGGTGCGGGCCACTCTGAATCTAGGGCACACCTTCGGTCATGCCATCGAGACCGAGCAGGGCTATGGTGTTTGGTTGCACGGTGAAGCGGTTGCTGCCGGAACGGTGATGGCGCTGGAGATGTCCCATCGTCTCGGCTGGTTGTCGGAGGCGGATCGGAATCGCGGCGTGCGCCTGTTGCAGGCTGCCGGGTTGCCGGTGGTGCCGCCTCAAGATATGACGCCCGAGCGCTTTCTGGAGCATATGGCGGTGGACAAGAAGGTGCTTGATGGCCAGTTGCGCCTCGTATTGCTCAAGCGTCTGGGGGAGGCAGTGGTGACTGCGGATTACCCGCGCGAAATTCTCGACGCCACGCTGCGTAGCGACTACGTTGCGCTGGCCCAGTCGTCCAACTCTTGA
- a CDS encoding AAA family ATPase: MTSLHADEAFLAHYQFSHDPFAPRVPGFKFFPAQRKPVLGQLHHLARYSQLLLAVVGPEGSGKTLLRQALVASTNKQAVQSIVIAQGAASSEALLRQVAQGLSIAQADVRSILAQVGQLALTGQEVYLLVDDAQQLDDVALKNLLVLAAGGSEGRPHVFLFAEHELLARLEALANGEECYHAIELQPYSEDETRDYLAQRLEGAGQDIELLSDEQIEEIHVRSQGWPGAINHEARELLVEQMLAQRAAGRGAAGGGFALPRKHLLALAVVLIGVAAAWFMQGRESSTHAPVASNTSLPLQSSSSAVEAEEPAQASVSESRTPAIEFAGGSQPLPLPLVGESQTVIRQPLAEAAGEELNNFEPPASLEPSTVTLPSAPIAAAPAPAPAPAPAPAPAPAKQPEPVVAKPAAPAPSPVSAPKPAAAPVVASSGAAGSWYAQQPASRYALQVVGSRSEANIQALVREGGSEYRYFKKTHQGQPLYVLTYGSFASRDAAQAAVKTLPAKLQAGKPWPRTLGSIQQEMSR; encoded by the coding sequence ATGACCAGTTTGCATGCTGACGAAGCTTTCCTGGCCCATTACCAGTTCAGCCACGACCCTTTTGCGCCACGCGTGCCCGGCTTCAAGTTCTTTCCGGCGCAACGCAAGCCGGTGCTGGGGCAATTGCATCATCTTGCGCGCTACAGCCAGCTTCTGCTGGCGGTAGTCGGCCCGGAGGGCAGCGGCAAGACGCTGCTGCGTCAGGCGCTGGTCGCCAGTACCAACAAGCAGGCGGTGCAAAGCATCGTCATTGCGCAGGGTGCCGCCAGTAGCGAGGCTTTGCTGCGACAAGTCGCGCAAGGTTTGTCCATCGCTCAGGCCGACGTGCGCTCGATTCTGGCGCAGGTTGGGCAGTTGGCGCTGACGGGACAGGAGGTATACCTGCTGGTCGATGATGCGCAGCAGCTGGATGATGTCGCGCTGAAGAATCTACTGGTGCTCGCCGCGGGGGGCAGCGAAGGGCGGCCACATGTTTTTCTGTTCGCAGAGCATGAGCTGTTGGCTCGACTGGAGGCTCTGGCGAATGGTGAGGAGTGCTACCACGCGATCGAGCTGCAGCCCTATAGCGAGGATGAAACGCGCGATTATCTCGCTCAGCGGCTGGAAGGGGCCGGTCAGGACATCGAGTTGTTGAGCGATGAGCAGATCGAGGAAATTCATGTGCGCTCTCAGGGGTGGCCGGGAGCGATCAATCACGAAGCGCGTGAGTTGCTGGTCGAGCAGATGCTTGCACAGCGCGCGGCGGGCCGTGGTGCCGCAGGCGGCGGTTTCGCGTTGCCTAGGAAGCATCTGCTGGCACTGGCGGTCGTCCTGATCGGCGTCGCAGCTGCCTGGTTCATGCAGGGGCGCGAGTCCTCCACGCATGCGCCGGTAGCCAGCAATACATCGCTACCTTTGCAGTCCTCCAGTTCGGCGGTCGAGGCTGAGGAGCCGGCTCAGGCTTCTGTATCCGAGAGTCGTACGCCGGCCATCGAGTTTGCGGGTGGCAGCCAGCCGCTGCCTTTGCCGCTGGTGGGGGAATCGCAGACAGTGATTCGCCAGCCATTGGCCGAGGCCGCAGGTGAAGAGCTGAATAACTTTGAGCCGCCAGCGTCGCTCGAACCCTCGACAGTGACACTGCCATCGGCTCCAATCGCTGCTGCACCTGCACCTGCACCTGCACCTGCACCTGCACCTGCACCTGCACCTGCAAAGCAGCCTGAGCCCGTGGTGGCCAAACCTGCAGCCCCGGCCCCGAGCCCTGTGTCTGCTCCCAAACCCGCCGCAGCGCCGGTCGTGGCCTCAAGCGGTGCGGCAGGAAGCTGGTATGCCCAGCAGCCGGCGTCCCGTTACGCCCTGCAGGTGGTCGGTTCGCGTTCGGAGGCCAACATTCAGGCGTTGGTGCGTGAGGGGGGCAGCGAATATCGCTACTTCAAGAAGACGCATCAGGGCCAGCCGCTGTATGTACTGACCTACGGTAGCTTCGCCAGTCGCGATGCTGCCCAGGCCGCAGTGAAAACCTTGCCTGCCAAGCTGCAGGCAGGCAAACCCTGGCCTCGTACATTGGGCAGTATCCAGCAGGAAATGAGCCGCTAA